In Micromonospora sp. NBC_01813, the following are encoded in one genomic region:
- the tnpB gene encoding IS607 family element RNA-guided endonuclease TnpB, with protein MKTIQAYRFALDLTSRQERDVLAHAGAARLAHNWALAKVKAVMDQRIAERSYGVPDELLTPSLSWSLAGLRKAWNAAKPEVAPWWGEVSKEAFNTGLDALARGLKNWTDSRSGKRAGRPSGFPRFKSRRRTTPSVRFTTGAIRVEPDRMHVVLPRLGRLKLYESARKLARRIEAGTARIMSATVRRDGGRWHVSFTVEVERAERSPARPGSVVGVDVGIRHLAVLSTGELVDNPRHLVAARQRMHALGRTLSRKQGPDRRTGRRPSKRWERAASRLGRAHARVAHLRRDGLHKLTTRLATTYGTVVVEDLNVTGMLRNRRLARHVADAGFAEIRRQLAYKTGWNGGRLVVADRWYPSSKTCSGCGTVKTKLALSEREYRCEACGLVIDRDRNAAVNLAALAAATAGSGPVAARGADQKTRTRGQVAVKREPGTAQADQTGTVLPQGRTTNRALTKAH; from the coding sequence GTGAAAACGATCCAGGCGTACCGGTTCGCCCTCGACCTCACCTCGCGCCAGGAACGCGACGTCCTTGCACACGCTGGGGCCGCCCGGCTCGCCCACAACTGGGCGCTCGCGAAGGTCAAGGCGGTCATGGACCAGCGCATCGCCGAACGCTCCTACGGCGTACCAGACGAGTTGCTGACGCCATCACTGTCCTGGTCGCTGGCCGGTCTTCGGAAGGCATGGAACGCCGCGAAGCCCGAAGTCGCGCCGTGGTGGGGTGAGGTGTCGAAGGAGGCGTTCAACACCGGCCTCGACGCGCTCGCTCGCGGGTTGAAGAACTGGACTGACTCCCGCAGCGGGAAACGCGCCGGTCGGCCGTCGGGTTTCCCCCGGTTCAAGTCCCGCCGCCGTACCACGCCCAGCGTACGGTTCACCACCGGGGCGATCCGGGTCGAACCGGACCGGATGCACGTGGTGCTACCCCGGCTGGGCCGGTTGAAGTTGTACGAGTCCGCCCGCAAGCTCGCCCGCCGTATTGAAGCCGGCACCGCCCGGATCATGTCCGCGACAGTGCGTCGTGATGGCGGACGGTGGCATGTGTCGTTCACCGTCGAGGTCGAACGCGCCGAACGCAGCCCGGCCCGACCCGGCTCGGTGGTTGGTGTGGACGTCGGTATCCGGCATCTCGCGGTGCTGTCCACCGGCGAGTTGGTCGACAACCCGCGCCACCTCGTGGCCGCGCGGCAACGGATGCATGCGCTCGGCCGGACGCTGTCGCGCAAGCAGGGCCCGGACCGGCGTACCGGACGACGTCCCTCGAAGCGGTGGGAACGGGCCGCGAGCCGGCTCGGTCGTGCTCACGCCCGGGTCGCTCATCTGCGCCGTGATGGGCTGCACAAGCTCACCACCCGACTCGCCACGACGTACGGCACCGTTGTGGTGGAAGACCTCAACGTCACCGGCATGCTGCGCAACCGGCGGTTGGCTCGGCACGTCGCCGACGCCGGATTCGCGGAGATCCGCCGCCAGTTGGCGTACAAGACCGGATGGAACGGCGGCCGGCTTGTGGTGGCCGACCGCTGGTACCCGTCCAGCAAGACCTGCTCGGGCTGTGGCACGGTGAAAACCAAGCTGGCCCTGTCCGAGCGTGAATACCGGTGTGAGGCGTGCGGTCTAGTCATCGACCGTGACCGCAACGCCGCTGTGAACCTGGCCGCCCTTGCGGCGGCAACCGCCGGGAGTGGCCCGGTGGCAGCACGTGGAGCCGACCAGAAGACCCGCACACGCGGGCAGGTGGCCGTGAAGCGTGAACCCGGCACCGCTCAAGCGGATCAGACCGGGACCGTCCTACCGCAAGGCAGGACTACCAACCGTGCGCTCACTAAAGCCCACTGA
- a CDS encoding IS607 family transposase — translation MNLKEWAASTGIAYITARRQYAAGTLPVPTYRIGRLIMVGEPVTGTSAETGQTVVYARVSSADQKSDLDRQVARVTVWATGQKLGVDRVVTEVGSALNGHRKKFLALLRDPKVATIVVEHRDRFARFGAEYVEAALAAQGRRLLVVDPAEVDDDLVRDVTEILTSLCARLYGRRAGANRARRAVEAATESGPA, via the coding sequence GTGAACCTCAAGGAGTGGGCAGCGTCGACCGGCATCGCGTACATCACCGCTCGGCGACAGTACGCAGCCGGGACGCTGCCTGTTCCCACCTACCGGATCGGTCGACTGATCATGGTCGGTGAGCCGGTCACCGGCACGTCGGCCGAGACGGGGCAGACCGTGGTGTACGCCCGGGTGTCCTCAGCCGATCAGAAATCCGACCTGGACCGGCAGGTCGCCCGGGTCACCGTGTGGGCCACCGGGCAGAAACTCGGCGTCGATCGGGTGGTGACCGAGGTTGGATCCGCGTTGAACGGGCACCGCAAGAAGTTCCTCGCGCTGCTGCGCGACCCGAAGGTGGCAACGATCGTGGTTGAGCATCGGGACCGGTTCGCCCGGTTCGGGGCCGAGTACGTTGAGGCGGCGCTGGCCGCGCAGGGCCGCCGACTGCTGGTGGTCGACCCGGCTGAGGTCGACGATGATCTGGTCCGCGACGTGACGGAGATCCTGACGTCGTTGTGCGCCCGCCTGTACGGGCGTCGCGCTGGCGCGAACCGTGCCCGCCGGGCGGTCGAAGCCGCCACCGAGAGTGGCCCGGCGTGA
- a CDS encoding sigma-70 family RNA polymerase sigma factor — protein MRSVFHEHGRAMFGYAVRLTRDRSTAEDIVQEALIRAWKNPDCLVNGKGSVRGWLLTVVRNLVTDDIRARRVRMSAMARTAGDIGVVRDPADRIVDGIVVDDALQRLSTEHRQALEQIYLRGCTVGEAATVLGVPPGTVKSRSFYALRALREIFPPGPVVAAGSGPVPGPG, from the coding sequence GTGAGATCTGTGTTTCACGAACACGGCCGGGCCATGTTCGGCTACGCGGTTCGACTTACCCGGGATCGAAGCACCGCCGAGGACATCGTCCAGGAAGCTCTGATCAGGGCCTGGAAGAACCCGGACTGCCTGGTCAACGGGAAGGGATCCGTTCGCGGCTGGTTGCTGACGGTGGTCCGCAACCTCGTCACCGACGACATACGGGCGCGCCGCGTACGGATGTCCGCGATGGCCAGGACCGCCGGCGACATCGGTGTCGTACGCGACCCTGCCGATCGGATCGTCGACGGCATCGTCGTCGACGACGCGCTCCAGCGCCTGTCCACCGAGCACCGGCAGGCTCTGGAGCAGATCTACCTGCGCGGCTGCACCGTAGGGGAGGCCGCGACGGTGCTGGGGGTGCCGCCCGGCACCGTGAAGTCGCGCTCGTTCTATGCCCTGCGGGCGCTCCGGGAGATCTTCCCGCCTGGGCCCGTGGTGGCCGCCGGGTCCGGGCCGGTGCCCGGACCCGGCTGA
- a CDS encoding AfsR/SARP family transcriptional regulator, giving the protein MGTGYRRPDGPTLRFSLLGPIRAFHGSAEIPLGSPQQRSTLAILLLRRRELATIDELVGAVWGEEPPRAAVSTVRTYVSRLRKLLAQRIEAGPDPITSMAGGYLLRVPAESIDVWRFQRHTEQARAARERLDLETAAAELRTALRLRHGPPLAHATGPYLDAQRLWLDQLMTAAVEDRLAVDLQRGRHAETIGDLCVLVCEHPLRERLRELLMLALYRSGRQADALEQYHQARRLLVDQLGIEPGAGLRRLHQQILTADPDLLPDPQLLVGAR; this is encoded by the coding sequence GTGGGCACCGGGTACCGCCGCCCCGACGGTCCGACGCTGCGGTTCTCGCTGCTGGGGCCGATCCGCGCGTTCCACGGATCCGCCGAGATCCCGCTCGGCTCCCCACAACAGCGCAGCACCCTGGCGATTCTGCTGCTGCGAAGGCGCGAGCTCGCGACCATCGACGAACTGGTCGGTGCCGTCTGGGGCGAGGAGCCACCCCGGGCAGCGGTCAGCACCGTGCGCACCTACGTTTCCCGGCTACGCAAGCTGTTGGCGCAACGGATCGAAGCCGGACCGGACCCGATCACCTCGATGGCCGGCGGATACCTGCTGCGGGTGCCGGCAGAGTCGATCGACGTATGGCGCTTCCAACGGCACACCGAGCAGGCCCGGGCCGCCCGCGAGAGGCTCGATCTGGAGACGGCGGCAGCCGAGCTACGTACCGCCTTACGGTTGCGCCATGGCCCGCCGCTGGCGCACGCGACCGGGCCTTATCTGGACGCCCAGCGGCTGTGGCTGGACCAGCTGATGACGGCCGCGGTCGAGGACCGGCTCGCGGTGGACCTGCAGCGAGGGCGGCACGCGGAGACGATCGGAGATCTCTGCGTTCTGGTCTGCGAACATCCGTTGCGGGAACGCCTGCGGGAACTGCTGATGCTCGCCCTGTACCGGTCCGGGCGCCAGGCCGACGCGTTGGAGCAGTACCACCAGGCCCGTCGGCTACTGGTCGACCAACTCGGCATCGAACCCGGAGCCGGCCTCCGCCGACTCCACCAGCAGATCCTGACGGCCGACCCTGATCTGCTCCCAGACCCTCAGCTGCTCGTCGGTGCCCGGTGA